The genomic window GCTCAATagaatatataaattcaattacaattttagattttattatcttatctttagttgtttttatcttaactttatttgcttttatctttcttaagtcaatgctctatatatatttaattttaccttcataatttacaatttaattcaatcaatcaacaatcaatagaAGTTCTTCATCTAAAGACGAAAGCAGATACCACCCGAGAAAGACGGTGGCATCCCCAAAAGGGTTGATATTTATTTACAATCTAGAGCATGGAAGGTATTGTTGTGAGAAGGGTCATTCCCTCGGATAACAGTTGCCTTTTTAATGCAGTTGGATATGTGATGGATCGTGATCAAACGAAAGCAGCTGAGCTGAGACAGGTTATAGCTGCAACAGTAGCAAGTGATCCGCAGAAATATTCTGAAGCATTTCTTGGGAAGCCGAATGCAGAGTACTGTAACTGGATTCTTGACACAGAGAAATGGGGAGGTGCGATTGAACTTTCAATATTGGCGGATTATTATGGACGGGAGATTGCTGCATATGATATCCAAACATCAAGATGTGACTTGTATGGTCAGGAAAAGGGTTATTCAGAAAGGGTGATGCTTATTTATGATGGTCTCCACTATGATGCTTTAGCTGTGTCGCCCTTTGAGGGTGCTCCCGAGGACTTCGATCAGACGATATTTACCGTACAGAAAGACAGAAGCATTGGACCTGTTGAGGGGCTTGCTCTTAATTT from Arachis ipaensis cultivar K30076 chromosome B09, Araip1.1, whole genome shotgun sequence includes these protein-coding regions:
- the LOC107616604 gene encoding ubiquitin thioesterase OTU1-like gives rise to the protein MEGIVVRRVIPSDNSCLFNAVGYVMDRDQTKAAELRQVIAATVASDPQKYSEAFLGKPNAEYCNWILDTEKWGGAIELSILADYYGREIAAYDIQTSRCDLYGQEKGYSERVMLIYDGLHYDALAVSPFEGAPEDFDQTIFTVQKDRSIGPVEGLALNFVMDQQRKRRFTDTANFTLRCGVCQIGVVGQKEAVEHAQATGHVNFQEYR